Within the Dunckerocampus dactyliophorus isolate RoL2022-P2 chromosome 10, RoL_Ddac_1.1, whole genome shotgun sequence genome, the region GAAACAGTTCGATATACAGTATGGACAATGCTTTATGTGTTGTTCACCTGCATCTTTGTGTTACTATGTGTGAGCGTTTAATTAAAGTGGAGGCCTTGGGTGCCTGTTATCGTCACACGCCTTCCAGAGAAGACATGAGCTCATTGTTTTGTAGTGTTTATGTGCTGTAATGTGCCGTGTGTGCTAATCTTCACAGCCACAGTGTATCATCGTTCATAATTCAAACAGTTCATTTAGTGCAGAATAATTCAAACAGTGCATTAACCTTACAAAACTGTCCTTTACCTTCATTTGGCACACCTTACACAAACTAACGAGATCCAATACATAGGCTGTAACAACTAGTCTGTAGAATAATATTACTGTGTTGGGTTTTTCATATTTCGCTACATGAGAGAGGAGAATATGAAAAAGATCTTGTGGTATGAAGCATTGGAGTTCAGTAACACTACATTTAACAACAACCATAACATATTGATAAATAAAAGGTCTCTGGCCGTGCCAAACTCTCTGTAAACGTTTAATTGTTGTGGCACACATTGTATTATTATACTTTAGTGTGCAAtggtacctaatattgtggccagtgAGGATAGTTTGCAAGCTAGTGCGACACCTAGTGTTAAagtttggtgtgtgtgttgttgggcTTTTGTCGCGGTTgtactttttcaaatgtttaaagTGTCCCCATTAGATTATTAGGGTAATACAAAGAAAATTATTAGCATGGATATGAATAAAAAAGGCATTTGCGTTGGCAGCAAACACAAAGCTTATCACAGGACTTCCTGTAGTCAAGAGGAGGCATATGGAGGGAACACGGGGAGCAAACAATGTGTTGTACCAATGTTTCTACACGGCCCTATTTTGTGTAGGGGAACCTGGTTAGCTAGTTTCGCGCTTTTACTATTAACGCTGCTTTGTCCACCGTATGACCATGGCTGTCCCAGGTACGTATTCAGAATTATGTAATTTTAAATGTGCACAAGTATACAATTTACTATTAAATATACTTCGGAATAAAGTTAGTTACTAGTGAAGTTGATTTTACTAGCCTCGACACCGACGTCATTTGACGTGGGCAGTGGCGCTACTAAATCAATCTAATACTTTGATAGAAGTTACACATTAGTAATTAAACATTGTAATGTATCAAAAATGATTCACTGCTTCGGTGCATTGTTTTGTGCAACTCACTGATGTCTGTTCTTTAATTATCCAGGGCCAAATAAGGACAACATTAGAGCTGGGTGCAAAAAGTGCGGGTATCgtaagtatacatttttttattgaccaaAAGTTCCCTGGTACCTTATTCTTCAAGGGGTCCGTTCTCTTCATTTTGAGGGGTTTACCTTCGCTACAGTTTGTTGGGATTAACTGGACAAATGACGTGATGTTCCTGGTTTGTTTCCTTTTAACCCTCGTATTCATGAGGGGTGGACGGATCCAAACAGCGATCCTATCGACACCAAGACTGTATCAGTATGGGATCAATACCTGATCTGCCTGATGGGATCTATATTTTTCAGCTATCGTCAATATGTAATTGTACAAATACCTGTGTGTGGTGTTGTTGTTATGTCATTATtggctgtatatactgtatccatATTTTATTTACCACCTCAGGGTAAAGCCAAAGAATTTGAAAGAGAGCCAGTAGTCGTTTTTGCTTctgtttagttattttgcactattaacATTATTTTGCAGAAAcaatactcttattttgttgatatagtTGTGTTATCATAATAGTTgttaatccattattattatttggccaaaatctttgtcctgtgtgtTATGATTATCTTGAGCAACACATTCAAGGCAGAAAATTATTCCAAATGACTCGTTAAAAGTATTGGTATCAGGATTTGCGACATTGGTCCAGTATTTACTTGGAATCGGGTGGATagatacatttacagtatccaGCACCCCGACAATTCATCTGTCCATTTTCAGTTTTGCATGTGCACATTTCGTAATGAGGACGCGTGACCTGAAGCccatcctagctgactttgggagagaggcggAATTGTTTGTTGATTCATGTCcagcctttcttttttttagctgGGCACTTAACATTTGAGTGCAGAAACTTTGTGAGGGTTGACCCCCAGAAAGACATTGTTCTGGATGTAAGTAGCACCAGCACTGAGGAGAGTGAGGAGGAAGTACCTCCTGTTCAACGTAATGAGAAGCTGGCCAGAAGCTGGCAACGTCGTGGAGGTAAAACGATATCACCATGAAGTACTCAACacattatgcttgaaatgtgttgcttgtaatgttttatttttttgctgttacAGTATTGGTTGACTGTATTTTTGACTTTCCTCGCTCTAGATTCCTCTGCCGACGATCGTAGAAAAGAGAGGCACAAGcgaaagaaaagcaaagacagAAAATCAAGGAGGAGGTACAAGTTTATTGTGAACCGCTTCAGTCATTTTACATGTTGCTGAGCTTTCTAATTGCATTCTTTCCTTGAAAAAGTGGAAGTTATGAGTTTGTTCTTTTCTTGCATAATTGGAAAAACagcttaaattttttttaaaacctcgATTCACAGACATGATTTCCGTGTTAACGGAATCTCGGAATTGGCCAATGACAATGAAATCTagtgttaaatgcggaatctcaCGGAAACTGACAGTGTCAATGGAATGCTGTAATCGTGAGAAGGAACGTTAGTGTGGGGGACAGTATTTCCCCAGAGGACCGCTCAGTCATCGCGGCTTGTCCTCACCAACACTAACCTGCCCCCTCCTGAACTTACACATGTCGGGGCAGCAACATTGACTGAGTTGGCGAAAAAAACTTAGAAACTCGTACTTGTCACCAAGCTTGAGCGTGAACCCGCGTACGGCGATAGCCAGTGTTAGCTAGCTGCATTAGCTTAGTGTAGCGGAGCATGCTAATGCGGCTGTGTGTGCCACTCGGGCAGAGTTGTGATTtagtgcttgttaatgtaacccaGCATTTTAGGATGGCCGCTGATTTTGTgcgagttgtgtgtgaaatagggACGACAGCCACGGCTGCAAGAGGCACTCGGATAGCTAGCTCACTcagcaacagtcaaaacacattttcagcacACGTCACACATCcgcccttcaaaataagagcggcacacatcctgtctaatagtggtaattaaataagggtgtcataaaaaatagcttacattaataaagatGATACAATTGCATCTTCTTTAACCATAAGCACACATATGatcgtttgttgaggattttggaGCAATGAAACGTTAGCAAAGCTCTGAAATACTTGGCAAAATTGTccagtgatgtattgcatcaatcaATGTAAGGCTTTTTGCAActgtcattttattcactgatacaaaaacacacaatctatggttataaaaaaaagtgttaaaaaaaacggaatttaggaaaaaataaaatggaatttgAAGGAAAAATAAAAGATATCACATGGCACTACTTTTAATAGTCATCACTACCTCCTATGGAACAGCATTGCAGTATTTACATAATTCCACTAACCACTACAccacacttattttaatatcatgtattaactcattcaataccataGACGTCAAAGACGTTTTCATAACCCCGAACACCTGATCCCAGATGTATTTTtacatcttttacatttttttttgctaggcaaaaagaggcgatgacgcaaTTACACAGTAGTGGATGTCATTttgagcagttttaagccataaaaacggccacaaagtggcagaagtgcatttgataagagctctgcatgtgaatttgaatggaaaaaacatacacgACAGGGAGGAGGAAGCGgaagagtgtggaggagtgtagcatgtcgaaggttacgcattgtagggacattttaacgcatgcacacacccagttcagttccaaatgtgaaaactgtaaacagTTCACggtgatgtaaaacaacccttttttgttgtttatgttgtggtatagttgtttagataatTGAGCTGCAGAAAGGCTTCCACCCTCACAGCAAAGATCCACCTCTGTTTACACACGCCGGACACGTCACCATCTCTGACGACACCGTCACCGTGATGGATTTGCGGTGATTTTAGGACCCGCCCGCACCAGGAAACTTTGAAAGACTGTTGTACTGTACCAAAccggagatgttttttttttcctgatgaaagacgggagcctAATCTTTTGGCAGATTCCcaatgtttatatagccatagaacactcTGAAATGGCCGGTAGAAATGGCCGGTAGTCaatgggttgtcttttgaaaaatggctgggatcgaATGAGTTCAATGCTGAGTGCTTGTTTGCTTCTTAGATCTTCTTCAGCTTCAAGTGACGAAGAGGCTGCtagaaagaaaaagaagcgCAGCAGGTCCCTTTCCACATCGGATGAAGAGCGGCGAAAGAAAAAGAAGCTGAAAAGTCACAAGAAGAAAAGTAAGAAGAACAAACGGGAGCATGGGAAGCATCAAAAGAAgaggcagaagaagaagaaagcggAAAGCTCCtctgcctcctcctccagctccagtgAATCAGACAGTGACTGAAGTGTGTCAAGGCAAGGGGTCCTGTtcgtttttttccattccatGAAATTCCAAAATGTCATTGGAACAAAATAAATTCAGTTGCCAGGTGGTGGGTAGTAAGCATGGGAGAAGTACAATGAAGTAGTAGCGTTCTATACTTTTACTCACTTGTGGAAATTATGTGGGCTATCTTGGAGACATGCATAAAGCGTAAGACATTGTACAGAAGGGGTCGTTGTTGTGCTTCTCTAGACAATCGCATGCTGTGGTGCTCATTTTACGTCAGCTGTCAGTTTTTAAGCGTTCTACACAATTACCAAAGAGGTTATTTGATGGCGAGGCAGAGTGAGTGAAGCtcacaagtattttttttgttgtacctGACCTCATTAGTCAATAAACAagcaacctttttttcttttttctttttttttttatctggtaGTCACTTTTTTAGCAACGTAAATAAGATAATGGCATGTCGTTCATAAATgttacaacagcaacaacaacatctTCTGGAGATTTGTATTAAAGATAACccagaatacaaataaaattacaccACTGGGTTTTATTAAGCTAAATCACATAGGTTATCTTGCGGAGCAAATATTTCAGGTAAAATCTGTAACCCACCTCCAAGTGACCCGTGTATCATAAAATGTATATTCATATCAATCAGTCACGCTATTCAAGAAGGCTTGGAATAACTACACTTTgatgaggtgaaaggaaaaCTATTGGAACATTTGAACCAGCATTCCTGCAGATGGCAGCAAAATACAGTTAATGTAGTCACAACCTGTGAAAGACTTGCAGAGCCCAGTTTGTAAAGAATAGATTATTATACAGTGTTCTATACCATCAAATTCAATTTTATATTTCTATCTCAGTGTTGACACAGTCGTTACACTACTTGCTTGTTTAGAAGTTCATTTCTGTAACAGACAGGAGGATTTTTAATTcaagtaaaatagaaatacggaatcattaaaataaaatacatttctcatcATTTATGCATGTGCATATTTTACACACAGTCAATAGAGAATGATAACGTTCAAAGTAATGAAACGCACATAAAGCCTGACTTTCTCTACCTAGTGGTCATAATGTGATCCTAAACATGCTTGCATCCTCTCGTTTAATTCTCCATtgagaatgcatgaaataaAGGAAAACAAATGTATAGCATCTACCAGGGCTATAACAAAGAATAAACATCAATCTCACAtagggggtattctgcaaagCAAGTTTAGTGTAAAACCGGACTTGCCAGTTGCacaaaggtagctctcttttaaagcagctgtattgccatggtaacttaggctaaactcatgtATGAAATAACAATTAGGCCAATGTTAACAGACGTATATGTTAGAGCGGTCCTTGTGTGAGTACTCAGCCTGttattcttatattacaatgtttgctggaggaataatcACAATGAGGCATCGATCAACTGGAAGAAAACGACTTTATTATAACaaggaaaattatttttaaaaaataaaaaaggtttccacaaaacacatcagcacacactgccatctagtggtcacaacgagctACCGCATTTGAAAGCAATGAGATATTTCAAAGATGATGTAAAGAAAATTGCTGCTCcgatgtaattattttttaaatggacaagtgttaatatgtcaaagttgtacaatgttgagtgttgataaatgaaaagactagtagggtatagttagtagAATAATGGGTGTTAACTTGTGCATTAACATGCTGCATGCTAGCATGCCAGcggccctccctccctccattggcggcgacagtgttgcttatAGCAGTcgatcttttgggaactccccGTGACGcgccataataattacttgcacATCTTGTGTCAAATACAATGGCTGagatcgcttcacttttcagcgtaAGTAGAATAATAAGACGTCAAACGCCCCTTTTCATGTGAACACTCACTTAGCACGAggccgaaaaccggacttgacaaagtaagttgacaACCACCGTCgtgggaccaattaagtctgattgcggattTTAGGTTCTGTTGTGCTGCATCTTGAGCATGAAGCCTGGGTTAGTTGGGCCACTTTCGCAGAATAACCCTGTAGTGTAGAACATGTTGTGAGGGGGTGGTGATAAAAACACGCGTGTATCACATCCTAACTGGAGCTCAGGCCAATATGTACACAATGTGCAAGCAACACACAAGCTAAGCCATAACGTTTTAGTTTATGACGATGTGAACACATTTACCCTCGCCACCCATGAATCAATTTAAAGAGCTGCTGAAGCCACCCTTTCGTGTGGTGATCTCTTGGCAAGGGATCCCACATCATAGCTCGCTTGGGTTTTCATCTCACCAGCGCCATTAAATGTCAAAATCTGTGAGACGGACCATCTGAGAAGAACTTGCAAAGCTTTTAGTACAAGGTTAGAAATTGGGGTTCCTGTTGGGCAcccaattttaaaatgtacagaaaCAGAAGTTGGATCTTACTGTCATGTTCGAATTGGCTTTGCAACATCATGACTAACTTTTGAGAAGGAGAAACAACTGCATGAGCCCATAATAGGCATCCTTCTGTCTCTTGAGACAATGGTAGCCTGGGCAGAGTGTAAGGAGACCATCTGCTGCCCATTCAACATGGGTACCCAGCTTGGTCCAATGGTACACAGAACAATGTGGAGGTGCTTTTGGCTGCAGGAGcagggtgggtgaagtgtcttgccccagGGACATGACTTGTTGGAGGGAGCGAGGACCAAACTGCCAGCCTTTCGGTTTCTGGAGGACCTGCTCGACCTCCTGAGTCACGGCCGCCATGGCTGTCTGAGCCCATAGTTTTGATAATACTGAAAGTATACTTGACCACAGTTTGATGTCCATTCCAAGTTACACAAAAAAGTTACACAGTGCATTTAAAAGATTGTGATTTTCTTGATTTTCAAATTCTTGGGAAGAGGTAAACGTAGAACTGGAAATGGACCGTACTGTACTTAAAAATATCTGAAAAACATGTGACTGCTCAGTACCGCTGCATGCttctggaaaaaaatagcattatgATATTTTTGCTTAGAATGGAGGTTCCCTGGGATGACTTTTGCACAGGCACACGTGtgcaaaataaaataccaataagcaggtgagatttttttttaaagacagtaTATAGCTCATATGGTGTTAAAGAAaaggaaacaataaaaatgttaaaagggcaaaaataaaagtaataggAACACAGTTAAGAAAATAGAAAATTAAGTTAGAGTAAGTGAAGTCATTAACATATGGACGAGCAAAGCAAAGCCATtgagaataaatatataaataatgcaGCTAATATTTGAATTTCAGATTTTCTAAGTCATTTATAGGTGATGATCagtttgttgtttaaaatggaTCCCCAGTTGTCGATTGTCAATAACTTGTTTGTGAGTTGTCTTTTCTTGTAGTCCAGATGAAGTCATCCTAAATATTTATCCAGTTCCTTGACGTCTTTGACAACAggtactttggcttcctccgGTCCTCCATTTGGGCTCAAAGTCCCTtgaattttttgcattttgtcagatgctcatcgATATAGACGTTTGTTTctttcagcttgcttctctgctctgcctcagcaatgcgactgtttttttgttggtgaaCTTTATGATGACAACAGGTGTGTTGTTGTTATTCCTGCCAGACATTGGAACGCGTCTCCTTGATGTTGTTGACATCCACATCCATCCCTTTTGATTGTACAAAGCTGGCCACCTGTTGTTCTGCTGaagaaacaccatcttgttctCTTTCTCGGTATTCAGGTGCCCTTTCGTATGGCTTGCATGTATCGGTTTGTACTTGTATgccagttaagaatgttaaacaTGGCCTGTGTAGTTACTAAAGGTTTTATTATGGCGACAGTGTGAGCTTGGAACAAATTAGTGCACTTTACGTGATTTCTTTTGGGACAATGTGTTTGCAACTTAAAACGACTTGGGAGTCAACCAGCGAGTAGTGATACAGAATCGATTGTTTGACTTCGGAGGTTccacttttttaatttaaaagtgTAAACTATTAACCATTTTTTTTGCTCCACGGCGTTCACTTCCCGATAAAATGCTACACTTTATGGAATCTCGATGATTGCTTTTACAAAGCAAAATAACCACAACATTGATTGTGCCCGCAATAgacacattttcttgtttatttttctttttttttttcttcaaaactcTTCAATTGGGTCCAATCAAGTGGAGCTGAACGGTACTTGTATGCGAGTCTGATTACTGATAAGTAGAATACGGATTCATTAAAATATTCATGGAAGTTGGAAACTTCATAACGACCCAGATGGTAAGAGGTCATCAAATGAAGCCAGAGTGGAACTGTCAATGTGCAGCCACACTGAGCAAACCGTATGCTGTTTTTGCAGCAACAACCATGGTTCCCCTCAGCTCATTGGCTTTTATGGAGCCTTTTGGACTGCAAAGAAAACAGAGAGAGCAAATGTGACTCTGCTGAGCCATTTGCATGAAAATGAGATCTTCAAAACCCTTTTGGAGAGAATTTAACAGCAGCAGTGCAGCGATTGAGCCTCCATGCAAACACCTTTGAGGCATTCATGTCAAACTGAGACTAAATAGGTTTGTTTGCAAATGGCTGACAAGAATGATTGAATTGCACTCTCATTAACATAAGACACAGTTTTCAATATGATTGTATGTTTTCAAATTGCGTAGAAGCAGCCTTATGGAAAACATACCCATTGGAGCATGGCTCCATGATGGTGCTGCAGAAAATGTTCGTTTATGTCCACGGTCTTCTCACACAGACCGGCCAGATGTGGAGATAGTTCACATGGCCATGGATTGCTGGACTTAAATATTAGTAGGCCTGCCACGGTAACAAATTTTGCtagttgataattgtgctacaaattattgttgataatcaaTAATATCGacatcgacaacattttttgagactattttttcattaattatatggccctaaacctaaccctaaaatGTATATAACCGAACGGTATCATTTCTTTTGCAAAGTAGCAAGAGACACggtctgtgagcgtgcaccattttgcgctcaGTAAACGCCTCAGTAACTTTGGCTGCCGGAACGAAGGCTCTCCAGCACCTCCagcagtagttttttttttccccaattggGAAAACTGAAAAGGGTGGTTTCAGGTGGgcatacaagttggtcgtgATCCCCTTCTTCCTCCTCACTGCTTTTGAGCAAATGCGACATATTGGGTAGTTGGTGTTGATGccctcaccttgttcattctgtttaactGCACTTCGCATTATAAATATCCTTACGAtattccaacagcattccaaacattctgatcacattggagaaaaaaaaaaaacgcaaccaGCTGCCGCTTAAACGTCGCTAATAAGCGTCGCCTTATTCACATCACTTCATACGCCAAGGAAAAATGGAGCCAAGTGTACTAATTTCAAATCATCTCCCGAATGTGCCACAAATTTATAAGACGGGTTGCCGACATAAACAGTTgtcaatgtacagtaatccctcgccttTTCCTGCTGTGaattttgcgacttcactcTCACGTTGTttcacaaatgtattaataaaatcatgctgtttcgtggttgaatacagcctattattagtcaagaaatatgcaaatttaagcaaattttacatatttttggcttaagttaagcattttccagcataaaaatagctaaatgagctaaaatacaaatataaggcattcagaagaaccattcaaagatgtgatgatatgtagtataatTTGCATTATgtgtaatatgtcttattttctcttattatgtctactatattgggtaatacgtgactaccggggtgttatttcatgtctagatgactcatgttaaaaatcatatttagaaagtcgtaaacaggttttctatgctctaactacgaaaatattccatttataaataaggaatcctactttgtggaaatttatGGCGGTGTGGAACCAGTTAagcatgataaatgagggattactgtatacggATTTGGAGACAAGTTTCTTTACATTCATCTCAAATCAATGCtctttattaaatataaaatctaTTGAGTAAAAATACAAAGACATGGTAATCGACTGGTTCTGCCCATGGTTGCCTCAAATACAAAGTCGCTACTGACGTCAGAACATCAAACAACATGGTATGtactgtttatacagtatattcctaGTCAGTAAATGAAAAGCCCGAGCTGTGAGATGGCGTTGAATTTGCATCTCCAACCACTCTTGAAACTATTTTTCAGAGACAAGCTGTTAACTTGAGGCCAAGCGGCAGTTCGCAGGCTATACATTTGCTACCAATTTACGTTGTACGTCTAATATTTTGTGCCTCTCTTCCTCTTAAACAAGGAAAAACAGAGCCAATGTAATGACTAATCTCTCATAAATAGACAGTAGTCCACATAACCCTAGCCATTAAAAAATGAGACTGTAATAAATACTACACAGATTTGACAGGAAGGAAACATACTCCCAAAGTCCACAAGGAAAGATAGAAAGGGGCCAAAAGGAGTGAGAACATTCActctcttgattttttttttttttttttggaggtttgcTAGAGCCAACCCAGTTCCATTCAAGCTGGGCCTTGTTTATAGAAACTCTTGGGGGAGCTGATTGGGGACACTGGATATGTATGCCAATGACAATTCATGTATGCGTTCCTTTCAGAGTCAAATCATATGTTGAGAGGTCCAGAAGGTGGCAGACATGCTTGCAGACAAATGACCTGCAGCAAGTATGAAAGAGAACCTGCAGCATCAGCACCACAAAGATGGCCACTTCTTTAGCAAATTCTGGAATATTCTCATAttcaggtttttaaaaacctgaaTATTACCCCTGGTACACCCCTTTTCCATCTTCTATTGGGATATCCCGATTGAATGGAACATTCGTGTTCTGCGCATTTTCAATTGGAAAAGAatgttgtgtctttggcaagaaCTCCTTGTAAACATGGCGACACGCAAAAACCCCCACTTTTGGAGAAGTGTGTTGAGTTAGTGAGTTAGTGTGGTGAGAGACTGGAACGTTATGTATTTTATagacggtagaaagtaccggCATAGCAAAATCTATCAGATTGTGGGCGAGAGGTtacgcgaagcagggtttgAACGAGCGCACCTTCATCCAAAGTGTCCGGGGGGCTCTGGTGGAAACGGGTAGCATGGCACAGTTCCAACGACTGCTACCAGCCCCGCACTGTTGTcgtttttggatacaggaagaagaagaagcagaaatgACGCGTATTGCGTCATGacgttttctgtgcgtttttcttttttgttttattttcacgTCACGCATGAAAATGGGTTATTCCGAGCATTTCGGAAACCGGAATGTTGACCTTAACgcaatattgactgcatgtaaacatcgTGAAAGTTTCTTACAGAAAAAGTCAAAGCCAACTGAAGAGCACACTTTTAAAGAATCACTCTCTGGGTTGTGTATTTTTGGCAGTAGAAAGCAGTAGTGAGACGTCTTCAACTTGTAACCTCCGCTCATTTCCAATTTTGCATGCATGTCATGATGCATGGCCAAATGCGGTCGTGAACTCACACTACCGGGTTTGACTGTGTTGTTCTTCTCAAACACTCTTTTTCTCTTAGTCATCACAGTAGTGCCAAATTACTCAGGATGCAGCACAGACCCTTTACAAATGCACAGTTGCGATGAGAATAACGTCCTAGCGTGAAGATAGTTATTTGTGCTTGTGTAATAACACAGCAATGGCGCATTGCTCATGTAATAACAGAGTAATGACCCCTAAGTCAAAACATCACAATATTGtcttgcattgcattgcatttacaTTTGACCGTATGTCCCATTTTCTGCTCATACAGGACTGAATGTTTTGATTCGGAGGTGCGAGTCTGTTTCCAGGGCTGGACAGCGGAACAAAAGCAGGCAATTAAGGAAGGCAGCGTacgtgtttttt harbors:
- the srek1ip1 gene encoding protein SREK1IP1, producing the protein MTMAVPGPNKDNIRAGCKKCGYPGHLTFECRNFVRVDPQKDIVLDVSSTSTEESEEEVPPVQRNEKLARSWQRRGDSSADDRRKERHKRKKSKDRKSRRRSSSASSDEEAARKKKKRSRSLSTSDEERRKKKKLKSHKKKSKKNKREHGKHQKKRQKKKKAESSSASSSSSSESDSD